In one Nocardia tengchongensis genomic region, the following are encoded:
- the mgtE gene encoding magnesium transporter, which yields MTQTELPPAVPTVVADTPVPEQDSLRDIVDCHHLTPAMEWLDNHAPHVIADELARMDAVTAGMAFRLLDKDRALAVFEELEPVDQQQILSGLRDQSFRDLVEGMDPDDRARMLREVPAKVAKRVLGGLSPHERRMTATLLGYPEGSVGFYMTPEVVALPRNLPVGEALHMVRAKGSTAETVYTLPVVDAGRRLIGVVELRDLVLGSPDTMIAELIAGEPVSARATGSAEKAARLMQGANLINLPVVDSEDRLVGLLTIDDAVEVIEAADSEDMARQAGTSPWSGHYMAAGVFQLARYRALWLMLLLVAATLTVTVTNFFEPTLEQAAHLALFIPLLIGSGGNAGAQAATTCVRALAVGEVRVSDLLAVIWRECRVGLLLGCMLAAVGMVIGTLFVGVKIAVVVGIALVIICGWAATIGGTMPLLAKKLRIDPAVISAPMVTTLVDATGLVIYFTTAKVVLGI from the coding sequence ATGACGCAGACCGAACTGCCCCCTGCCGTCCCCACGGTTGTCGCCGATACGCCCGTCCCCGAACAGGATTCGCTGCGCGACATCGTCGACTGCCACCACCTGACCCCGGCGATGGAGTGGCTGGACAACCATGCGCCGCACGTCATCGCCGACGAGCTGGCCCGGATGGACGCCGTCACCGCCGGCATGGCCTTCCGGCTGCTCGACAAGGACCGCGCGCTGGCCGTGTTCGAGGAACTCGAACCCGTCGACCAGCAGCAGATCCTGTCCGGGCTGCGCGATCAGAGCTTCCGCGACCTGGTCGAGGGGATGGATCCCGACGACCGCGCCCGCATGCTGCGCGAGGTCCCGGCCAAGGTGGCCAAGCGCGTCCTGGGCGGGCTGAGCCCGCACGAGCGGCGCATGACCGCGACCCTGCTCGGCTACCCGGAGGGCTCCGTCGGCTTCTACATGACGCCGGAAGTCGTTGCGCTGCCCCGAAATCTGCCCGTGGGGGAGGCGCTGCACATGGTGCGCGCCAAGGGTTCCACCGCCGAGACCGTGTACACGCTGCCCGTGGTCGACGCGGGCCGGCGCTTGATCGGCGTGGTGGAACTGCGCGACCTGGTGCTCGGCTCGCCCGACACCATGATCGCGGAACTCATTGCGGGCGAACCGGTCTCGGCGCGCGCCACCGGCTCCGCGGAGAAGGCGGCGCGACTCATGCAGGGCGCCAACCTGATCAACCTGCCCGTGGTCGACAGCGAGGACCGCCTGGTCGGCCTGCTCACCATCGACGACGCCGTGGAGGTCATCGAGGCCGCCGACTCCGAGGACATGGCCCGCCAGGCCGGTACCTCCCCGTGGTCGGGGCACTACATGGCCGCGGGCGTGTTCCAGCTGGCCCGCTACCGCGCCCTGTGGCTGATGCTGCTGCTGGTCGCGGCCACCCTCACGGTCACGGTCACCAACTTCTTCGAACCGACCCTCGAGCAGGCCGCGCACCTGGCGCTGTTCATCCCCCTGCTCATCGGGTCCGGCGGCAATGCGGGCGCGCAGGCCGCGACCACCTGCGTGCGCGCGCTCGCGGTCGGCGAGGTGCGGGTCTCGGACCTGCTCGCGGTGATCTGGCGCGAATGCCGGGTCGGGCTGCTGCTGGGCTGCATGCTGGCCGCCGTCGGCATGGTGATCGGCACGCTGTTCGTCGGCGTGAAGATCGCGGTGGTGGTGGGCATCGCGCTGGTGATCATCTGCGGCTGGGCGGCCACCATCGGCGGCACCATGCCGCTGCTGGCCAAGAAACTGCGCATCGACCCGGCGGTCATCTCCGCGCCCATGGTGACCACGCTGGTGGACGCCACCGGACTGGTCATCTACTTCACGACGGCGAAAGTGGTGCTCGGCATCTGA